A region of Rhizobium grahamii DNA encodes the following proteins:
- a CDS encoding alpha/beta fold hydrolase, with amino-acid sequence MSQGINRRRFFGITAMAVAAAEIGMSGLAGGAAQAAQSATPVSKAGKHSSFEPLKQIKAGVLDIGYAEAGPANGPVVLLLHGWPYDIYSYVDVAPLLADAGYRVLIPYLRGYGTTRFLSAETPRNGQQAALAADIIAFMDALKIERAVVAGYDWGARTADIMAALWPERCKALVSVSGYLIGSQEINRKPLPPKAELAWWYQFYFATERGQLGYESNRSEFARLIWHTASPKWDFDDATFERSAAAFDNPDHVAVVIHNYRWRLGIVEGEAKYDAYEKRLAMGPSISVPTITMEGDANGAPHPEPAAYANKFTGRYEHRTITGGIGHNLPQEAPEAFAKAVIDVDHF; translated from the coding sequence ATGTCCCAGGGGATCAATCGCCGCCGCTTTTTCGGCATCACTGCCATGGCTGTCGCCGCAGCCGAAATCGGCATGTCAGGCCTTGCAGGCGGCGCAGCGCAGGCGGCACAGTCTGCAACACCTGTCTCGAAGGCAGGAAAGCACAGCTCCTTCGAACCGCTGAAGCAGATCAAGGCTGGGGTTCTGGACATTGGTTACGCCGAAGCAGGACCGGCGAATGGTCCCGTCGTGCTGCTGCTGCACGGCTGGCCCTACGACATCTATAGTTATGTGGACGTCGCACCGCTGCTTGCCGACGCCGGCTACCGCGTTCTCATTCCCTATTTGCGCGGCTACGGGACCACCCGGTTCCTTTCAGCCGAGACCCCGCGAAACGGTCAGCAGGCGGCGCTTGCTGCCGACATCATTGCATTCATGGACGCGCTGAAGATCGAAAGGGCTGTCGTTGCCGGATATGACTGGGGCGCACGTACCGCCGACATCATGGCGGCGCTTTGGCCCGAGCGTTGCAAGGCGCTGGTCTCGGTCAGCGGTTATCTGATCGGCAGCCAGGAGATCAACCGCAAGCCGCTTCCGCCGAAGGCCGAGCTTGCCTGGTGGTATCAGTTCTACTTCGCGACCGAGCGCGGCCAGCTTGGCTACGAGAGCAACCGCAGCGAATTCGCGCGGCTGATCTGGCATACGGCATCGCCGAAGTGGGATTTTGACGATGCGACCTTCGAAAGATCGGCGGCCGCCTTCGACAATCCCGATCACGTCGCCGTCGTCATCCACAATTATCGCTGGCGTCTCGGGATCGTCGAAGGCGAAGCCAAGTACGACGCTTACGAAAAGAGGCTGGCGATGGGCCCGTCGATCTCTGTGCCCACGATCACCATGGAAGGCGATGCCAACGGCGCACCGCATCCGGAACCCGCGGCCTATGCCAACAAGTTCACCGGCCGATACGAGCATCGGACCATCACCGGCGGTATCGGACACAACCTGCCGCAGGAAGCACCCGAGGCCTTCGCCAAGGCCGTGATCGACGTCGATCACTTTTAA
- a CDS encoding cytochrome c biogenesis protein DipZ: MTLLIIAYLGGALTILSPCILPILPFVFARAGQPFLKSTLPMLVGMAATFAVVATLAAVGGAWVIQANEYGRIVAIVVLALFGLSLLSPRFATRITQPVVGLGNDLLAATGDRGAASTIRSSLLLGVATGLLWAPCAGPILGLVLTGAALHGANLITTLLLLAYAAGAATSLAAALLLGGKIFAAMKRSLGIGERIRQGLGVAVLAGVAIIASGLDTTLLARLSYASTASFEQAVLNRLDARSLSSAPTEVASNSTAMLVDNKQPYHSSLGIEGRAPSLDGAVQWLNSPPLTEKQLRGKVVLVDFWTYSCINCIRTLPYVREWAEKYKDQGLVVIGVHTPEFAFEKKIDNVKKAVEDFKIDYPVAIDNDYRIWRAFENNYWPAHYLIDADGQIRYHHFGEGDYRETEQAIQDLLHEAGSKTAQNTPIVAPDAKGAEMAPDLAAIRSGETYIGYQQASNFVSPEGLHSDAPHLYSISNPHLNEWGLSGTWTVGAEAATLDQPDGGITYRFSARDLHLVLGPDKAGKPIRFKVTVDGKPPGADHGADVDADGNGMVTATRLYQLVRQSGTVTARNFEIKFLDPGVDAYAFTFG; encoded by the coding sequence ATGACGCTTCTTATCATTGCTTATCTTGGAGGCGCGCTGACGATCCTCAGCCCGTGTATTCTCCCGATCCTGCCTTTCGTCTTCGCGCGCGCCGGGCAGCCGTTCCTAAAAAGCACGCTTCCGATGCTCGTCGGCATGGCGGCCACCTTCGCAGTCGTGGCAACACTCGCCGCAGTCGGTGGTGCCTGGGTTATTCAGGCCAACGAATACGGCCGCATCGTCGCCATCGTTGTGTTGGCACTCTTCGGCCTGAGCCTGCTTTCGCCACGCTTTGCAACGCGCATCACCCAGCCGGTCGTCGGTCTTGGAAATGACCTTCTGGCCGCCACCGGTGATCGCGGCGCAGCCTCGACCATCAGAAGTTCTCTCCTGCTCGGCGTCGCGACCGGTCTGCTGTGGGCCCCCTGCGCAGGCCCGATCCTCGGGCTTGTTCTCACCGGTGCCGCCCTGCACGGCGCGAACCTGATCACCACTCTGTTGCTGCTTGCCTATGCCGCCGGCGCGGCTACGTCGCTTGCCGCCGCACTTCTGCTCGGCGGCAAGATCTTCGCGGCGATGAAGCGGTCGCTTGGCATCGGCGAACGTATCCGCCAGGGGCTCGGTGTTGCTGTGCTCGCAGGCGTTGCGATCATCGCCTCGGGTCTGGACACGACGCTGCTGGCACGGCTCTCTTATGCCAGCACCGCCTCCTTTGAACAGGCCGTGCTCAACCGGCTGGATGCCCGTTCGCTGAGCTCAGCACCAACGGAGGTCGCCAGCAACTCGACCGCCATGCTCGTCGACAACAAGCAGCCCTATCACAGCTCGCTCGGCATCGAAGGCCGCGCCCCGTCGCTTGACGGCGCCGTCCAGTGGCTGAACTCGCCGCCGCTTACCGAAAAGCAGCTTCGCGGGAAGGTCGTGCTTGTCGATTTCTGGACCTACTCCTGCATCAACTGCATCCGCACCCTCCCCTACGTCCGGGAATGGGCGGAGAAGTACAAGGATCAGGGCCTCGTCGTGATCGGCGTCCACACGCCCGAATTCGCCTTCGAGAAGAAGATCGACAACGTCAAGAAGGCAGTCGAGGACTTCAAGATCGACTATCCCGTTGCGATCGACAACGACTACCGGATCTGGAGGGCATTCGAGAACAACTACTGGCCGGCCCATTACCTGATCGATGCCGATGGACAAATTCGCTACCATCACTTCGGCGAAGGCGATTATCGCGAGACGGAACAGGCCATCCAGGACCTGTTGCATGAGGCCGGCAGCAAGACCGCCCAGAATACCCCGATCGTCGCCCCGGATGCCAAGGGTGCCGAAATGGCACCGGATCTCGCCGCCATCCGGTCCGGCGAAACCTACATCGGCTACCAGCAGGCATCGAACTTCGTGTCGCCCGAAGGGTTGCATTCCGACGCACCCCATCTCTACTCGATCAGCAATCCGCACCTGAACGAATGGGGTCTGTCCGGAACATGGACCGTCGGAGCAGAGGCCGCGACACTGGACCAGCCTGATGGCGGCATCACCTACCGCTTCAGCGCCCGCGACCTTCATCTCGTGCTCGGGCCGGATAAAGCGGGCAAGCCGATCCGGTTCAAGGTCACCGTTGACGGGAAGCCGCCCGGAGCCGACCACGGAGCCGACGTCGATGCCGACGGCAATGGCATGGTGACGGCAACCAGACTGTACCAGCTGGTTCGCCAGTCCGGCACCGTCACGGCGCGCAACTTCGAGATCAAGTTCCTGGATCCCGGCGTCGACGCCTACGCTTTCACCTTCGGCTGA
- a CDS encoding NAD(P)/FAD-dependent oxidoreductase — translation MVERDVIVIGAGVVGLSAAIAAQARGFSVTVLDRVGPAAGASAGNAGAFAFTDILPLASPGILKKAPKWLLDPLGPLTVPPAYALQIAPWMFRFWRACAPDRVAQSTAMQTALMDLSKAELEPFLNATGTADMLRKEGNLQVYESDAEFRGSLPGWKAREDHGVEFRHVKGDEMAAIQPGLASRFILGTFTPGWYSIADPKLYTLALADHFRAKGGLIETGEVVDLKPADSSVEIRTADGMTRKVGQVVLAAGAFSHRIAKTIGENIPLETERGYNTTLPTGAFDLRTQVTFGGHGFVVTRLSTGVRVGGAVELGGLQLPPNFKRSQAMLKKAAMFLPGLKAEGGVEWMGFRPSLPDSLPAIGRARATSRVIYAFGHGHLGLTQSAGTARIVADLLSGQAPSIDISRVSPQRF, via the coding sequence GTGGTTGAACGTGATGTGATCGTGATCGGTGCCGGTGTCGTCGGCCTGTCGGCAGCCATTGCCGCGCAGGCTCGCGGTTTTTCCGTCACCGTGCTTGATCGTGTCGGACCGGCTGCCGGCGCTTCCGCCGGAAATGCCGGCGCCTTCGCGTTTACCGACATCCTGCCGCTCGCTTCGCCGGGTATTCTGAAGAAGGCCCCGAAATGGCTGCTCGATCCGCTCGGCCCGCTGACGGTGCCGCCGGCTTACGCGCTGCAGATCGCGCCGTGGATGTTTCGCTTCTGGCGCGCCTGTGCGCCTGACCGGGTCGCGCAATCGACCGCGATGCAGACGGCCTTGATGGATCTCTCGAAGGCCGAACTCGAGCCCTTCCTGAATGCCACGGGCACCGCTGACATGCTGCGCAAGGAAGGCAATCTGCAAGTCTACGAAAGCGATGCGGAGTTTCGCGGATCGCTGCCGGGCTGGAAGGCCCGCGAAGATCACGGCGTCGAGTTCCGCCACGTCAAGGGCGACGAGATGGCGGCGATCCAGCCGGGCTTGGCGTCCCGGTTCATCCTCGGCACTTTCACCCCCGGTTGGTATTCGATCGCGGATCCGAAGCTCTACACCCTTGCGCTTGCCGATCACTTCCGCGCCAAGGGCGGGCTGATCGAAACGGGTGAGGTCGTCGATCTGAAGCCTGCCGACAGCAGCGTCGAGATCAGGACGGCTGATGGCATGACGCGCAAGGTCGGTCAGGTCGTTCTTGCCGCCGGTGCTTTCTCTCACCGGATCGCCAAAACCATCGGCGAGAACATCCCGCTCGAAACGGAGCGTGGCTACAATACGACGCTGCCGACCGGCGCTTTCGATCTGCGCACGCAGGTGACCTTCGGCGGCCATGGCTTCGTCGTGACGCGGCTGTCGACCGGCGTTCGCGTCGGCGGCGCGGTCGAACTTGGTGGCCTACAGTTGCCGCCGAACTTCAAACGGTCGCAAGCGATGCTGAAGAAGGCCGCGATGTTCCTGCCGGGATTGAAGGCGGAAGGTGGGGTCGAGTGGATGGGCTTCCGCCCGTCGCTTCCCGACAGCCTGCCGGCGATCGGCCGGGCTCGCGCGACCAGTCGCGTCATCTATGCCTTCGGTCACGGCCATCTTGGGCTGACGCAGTCTGCGGGAACGGCGAGGATCGTTGCCGACCTGCTCAGCGGACAGGCACCGTCGATCGACATCAGCAGGGTTTCCCCGCAGCGTTTCTAA
- a CDS encoding aldehyde dehydrogenase (NADP(+)): protein MVFVPTGKHLVAGEWLDGESTFQSSPAHGPSHSFAAGTVEHVNRACEAAEDAFWTYGYSTRAERAAFLRAIAEEIEARAEAITEIGSQETGLPEARLQGERGRTTGQLRLFADHIEKGEYLDRRFDQALPDRQPAPRPEIRLLQRPIGPVAVFGASNFPLAFSTAGGDTAAALAAGCPVVVKGHSAHPGTGEIIAQAIDAAIRRTGVHPGVFSLIQGGSRDVGHGLVKHPRIKAVGFTGSLGGGRALFDLCAARPEPIPFFGELGSVNPMFLLPEALKARAETLGQGWAGSLTMGAGQFCTNPGIAVVVKGSDADRFTAATVEALGKVAPQTMLTDGIAKAYRDGQERFSTRNTVKALLTTESSDRKASPNLYETTGEQFLADHALGEEVFGPLGLVVRVDTLDEMENLARGFEGQLTTTIHMDGGDLDAARRLLPVLERKAGRVLVNGFPTGVEVVDSMVHGGPYPASTNFGATSVGTMSIRRFLRPVSYQNLPEGLLSENFLG, encoded by the coding sequence ATGGTCTTCGTTCCCACAGGAAAACACCTTGTCGCAGGCGAATGGCTGGACGGGGAAAGCACTTTTCAATCCTCACCCGCTCATGGCCCGTCGCATAGCTTTGCCGCCGGCACTGTCGAGCACGTAAACCGTGCGTGTGAAGCCGCCGAAGACGCCTTCTGGACATACGGTTACTCCACGCGCGCCGAGCGCGCCGCGTTCCTCAGAGCGATCGCCGAGGAAATCGAAGCCCGCGCCGAAGCCATCACCGAAATCGGCAGCCAGGAAACCGGTTTGCCGGAAGCGCGCCTGCAGGGCGAACGCGGCCGCACGACCGGCCAGCTGCGGCTTTTCGCAGATCACATCGAGAAGGGTGAATACTTGGACCGCCGTTTCGATCAGGCGCTGCCGGATCGCCAGCCGGCGCCGCGCCCGGAAATCCGCCTTCTGCAGCGGCCGATCGGTCCGGTGGCGGTATTCGGTGCCTCGAACTTCCCGCTCGCCTTCTCCACCGCCGGCGGCGATACTGCTGCTGCGCTTGCCGCAGGTTGCCCGGTCGTTGTGAAGGGTCACTCCGCGCATCCGGGCACCGGCGAAATCATCGCGCAGGCGATCGATGCCGCCATCCGCCGCACCGGCGTTCATCCGGGCGTTTTCTCGCTGATCCAGGGCGGTAGCCGCGACGTTGGCCATGGCCTGGTCAAGCATCCGCGCATCAAGGCGGTTGGCTTCACCGGTTCGCTCGGCGGCGGTCGCGCCCTGTTCGACCTTTGCGCCGCACGTCCGGAGCCAATTCCGTTCTTCGGCGAGCTCGGCTCGGTCAATCCGATGTTCCTGCTGCCGGAAGCCCTCAAGGCGCGCGCCGAAACGCTCGGCCAGGGTTGGGCGGGATCGCTGACGATGGGTGCCGGCCAGTTCTGCACGAACCCGGGCATCGCCGTAGTCGTCAAGGGCTCCGATGCCGACCGCTTCACGGCTGCGACCGTCGAAGCACTCGGCAAGGTCGCTCCGCAGACGATGCTGACCGACGGTATCGCCAAGGCGTACCGCGACGGGCAGGAGCGCTTCTCGACGCGCAACACCGTCAAGGCGCTGCTAACGACCGAGTCGTCCGACCGCAAAGCCTCGCCGAACCTCTATGAGACGACAGGCGAGCAGTTCCTCGCGGACCACGCGCTCGGCGAAGAGGTGTTCGGGCCGCTCGGTCTCGTCGTGCGTGTCGACACGCTCGATGAGATGGAGAACCTCGCACGCGGCTTCGAAGGCCAGCTGACGACGACCATCCACATGGATGGCGGCGATCTCGACGCCGCGCGCCGCCTGCTGCCGGTGCTCGAGCGCAAGGCAGGACGCGTTCTGGTGAACGGTTTCCCGACCGGTGTCGAAGTCGTCGATTCCATGGTTCACGGCGGCCCTTATCCGGCGTCGACGAACTTCGGCGCGACCAGCGTCGGAACGATGTCGATCCGCCGCTTCCTGCGCCCGGTTTCCTACCAGAACCTGCCGGAAGGCCTGCTGTCCGAGAATTTCCTCGGCTGA
- a CDS encoding dihydrodipicolinate synthase family protein, with amino-acid sequence MKAKIFSGVIPALMTPCKEDRSPDFEGLVRKGKELIAQGMSAVVYCGSMGDWPLLTDAQRMEGVERLVKAGVPVIVGTGAVNTASAVAHAAHAQKVGAQGLMVIPRVLSRGSSVVAQKAHFKAILAAAPDLPAVIYNSPYYGFATRADLFFVIRAEHPNLVGFKEFGGPADMRYAAEYITSQDDGVSLMIGVDTAVFHGFVNCGATGAITGIGNVLPKEVIHLCNLSQAAAKGDVDARQRAQELEQALAVLSSFDEGADLVLYFKHMMVLKGDKEYTLHFNETDALTPSQRGYVEAQFELFNTWYATWSKLPGAVEAYKA; translated from the coding sequence ATGAAAGCCAAGATTTTCTCCGGTGTCATTCCGGCATTGATGACGCCTTGCAAGGAAGACCGCAGCCCGGATTTCGAGGGTCTGGTCCGCAAGGGCAAGGAACTTATCGCTCAGGGCATGTCGGCGGTCGTCTATTGCGGCTCGATGGGCGATTGGCCCCTTTTGACGGACGCCCAGCGCATGGAAGGCGTCGAGCGCCTCGTTAAGGCCGGCGTACCCGTCATCGTCGGCACTGGCGCCGTCAACACGGCTTCTGCCGTCGCCCACGCTGCCCATGCGCAGAAGGTTGGCGCGCAGGGCCTGATGGTCATCCCGCGCGTTCTCTCCCGCGGTTCGTCGGTTGTCGCCCAGAAGGCGCATTTCAAGGCGATCCTGGCGGCGGCTCCCGACCTTCCTGCCGTCATCTACAACAGCCCCTACTACGGCTTCGCGACCCGCGCCGACCTGTTCTTCGTGATCCGCGCCGAGCACCCGAACCTAGTCGGCTTCAAGGAGTTCGGCGGTCCTGCCGATATGCGTTATGCGGCCGAGTACATCACCAGCCAGGACGATGGCGTTTCGCTGATGATCGGTGTCGATACGGCCGTTTTCCACGGCTTCGTCAACTGCGGCGCGACCGGCGCGATCACCGGCATCGGCAACGTTCTGCCGAAGGAAGTGATCCATCTCTGCAATCTGTCGCAGGCAGCCGCCAAGGGCGACGTCGATGCACGTCAGCGCGCCCAGGAACTGGAGCAGGCCTTGGCGGTTCTGTCGTCCTTCGACGAAGGCGCCGATCTTGTTCTCTATTTCAAGCACATGATGGTGCTGAAGGGCGACAAGGAATACACGCTGCACTTCAACGAAACCGACGCGCTGACACCTAGCCAGCGTGGCTACGTCGAAGCCCAGTTCGAGCTTTTCAACACGTGGTACGCCACCTGGAGCAAGCTCCCGGGCGCCGTCGAAGCCTACAAGGCCTAA
- a CDS encoding GntR family transcriptional regulator: MTNTDASFPPERKRGSGVKVVYEVLRDEILDLVLPPGSPIDELQLAERFKMSRTPIREALVRLAGEGLIDTLPNRSTMVANIDFLNMHTFFDALVLMYRVTTKLAAQYHRPEDIAIIRAHQARFAAAAEAQDALAMIATNAALHSAIADAGRNPYFTGLFNRLLDEGRRILRLYYQSYGDRLPKQFVDEHEDMIAAIAARDAETADRLAKVHAEQIVKQIQTFFSRNERIDIAL; the protein is encoded by the coding sequence ATGACCAACACCGATGCAAGTTTTCCCCCTGAGCGCAAACGCGGTTCCGGCGTGAAGGTGGTCTACGAGGTCCTGCGCGACGAAATTCTCGATCTGGTGCTGCCGCCCGGCAGCCCGATCGATGAGTTGCAGTTGGCGGAACGTTTCAAGATGTCGCGCACGCCGATTCGTGAAGCGCTCGTGCGGCTCGCCGGCGAGGGGTTGATCGATACGCTTCCCAATCGATCGACGATGGTGGCGAACATCGACTTCCTCAACATGCACACCTTCTTCGACGCGCTTGTTCTGATGTATCGCGTCACGACGAAGCTCGCCGCCCAGTATCATCGCCCCGAGGATATTGCCATCATCAGGGCGCATCAGGCCCGGTTTGCCGCTGCTGCCGAAGCGCAGGATGCGCTTGCGATGATCGCGACCAACGCGGCGCTTCATTCGGCGATCGCCGATGCTGGCCGAAATCCCTATTTCACCGGGCTCTTCAATCGCTTGCTCGATGAAGGCCGGCGGATACTCCGGTTGTACTACCAGTCCTATGGTGACCGCCTGCCGAAGCAGTTCGTCGACGAGCACGAGGACATGATCGCCGCCATCGCCGCCCGCGACGCCGAGACCGCGGACCGCTTGGCGAAAGTGCATGCCGAGCAGATTGTGAAACAAATTCAGACGTTTTTCTCCAGAAACGAGCGCATCGACATCGCCCTGTGA
- a CDS encoding LysR family transcriptional regulator: MDRIDAMKVFVTAIDEGSLAGAARTLKRSPTAVSRALGFLEAHVGVELVHRTTRTLKLSEAGQRYLAACRRVLVDLEEADILAAGERSAPRGTLSISAPPILGEEILRPIVDEFLGLHPAVSVRLLMLDRFVNLVDEGVDLAVRIGQLQDSSHISTRLGGDVRRVIVASPDYLAKHSPIEEPSDLATHEIVAFSNFGLDSWSFTPSPGSSIARTVHFTPRYIVNSVRSAAASAAASVGITRLYSYHVARYVSEGRLKIVLPEAEHPALPAHLLAPQGRMSVPKVRTFVDFAVPRLRSEFARMASEASF; this comes from the coding sequence ATGGATCGCATCGACGCAATGAAAGTCTTTGTCACCGCCATCGACGAGGGCAGCCTTGCCGGCGCTGCCCGCACATTGAAACGATCGCCGACCGCCGTCAGCCGCGCACTCGGCTTCTTGGAAGCGCATGTGGGCGTGGAACTGGTGCACAGAACCACCCGAACCCTGAAGCTGAGCGAGGCCGGTCAGCGCTATCTGGCTGCCTGTCGGCGCGTGCTTGTCGATCTCGAGGAGGCGGACATTCTGGCCGCCGGAGAACGGTCTGCGCCACGCGGCACCCTCAGCATTTCCGCGCCGCCGATCCTCGGCGAGGAAATCTTGCGGCCGATCGTGGACGAATTCCTCGGCCTGCATCCAGCCGTGTCTGTCCGCCTCCTCATGCTCGACCGCTTTGTGAACCTCGTGGATGAAGGCGTGGATCTCGCCGTCCGCATCGGCCAACTGCAGGATTCGTCACACATCTCGACCAGGCTCGGCGGCGACGTCCGGCGCGTCATCGTCGCCTCGCCTGATTATCTCGCCAAGCATTCCCCAATCGAAGAGCCGTCAGATCTGGCGACACACGAGATCGTCGCCTTCAGCAATTTCGGCCTCGATTCCTGGAGCTTCACCCCGTCTCCGGGCTCAAGCATTGCCCGCACCGTCCACTTCACGCCCCGGTACATCGTCAACAGCGTGCGCTCGGCAGCCGCATCAGCTGCGGCCAGCGTGGGTATCACGCGTCTCTATTCGTACCATGTGGCGCGGTATGTCAGCGAAGGCCGCTTGAAGATCGTATTGCCCGAGGCGGAGCACCCCGCCCTGCCCGCACATCTGTTGGCGCCACAGGGGCGCATGTCCGTTCCGAAAGTGCGTACGTTCGTCGATTTTGCGGTGCCTCGCCTGCGGTCGGAGTTTGCGCGAATGGCTTCCGAAGCGTCATTCTAA
- a CDS encoding SDR family NAD(P)-dependent oxidoreductase: MSTEQKVAIITGASQGIGAALVQAYRDRNYRVVATSRSISESADKGVIAVAGDIAKPETAERAVREAIERFGRVDTLVNNAGVFLAKPFVDFTQEDYDHNMGVNVAGFFHITQRVAAQMLKQGSGHIVNITTSLVNQPIAGVPAALAALTKGGLNSVTQSLAIEYAKSGIRVNAVSPGIIKTPMHPEETHAGLSALHPVGHMGEIRDIVDAVLYLESAGFVTGEILHVDGGQNAGRW, from the coding sequence ATGAGCACGGAACAGAAGGTCGCTATCATCACCGGCGCATCGCAGGGTATCGGCGCTGCACTGGTTCAGGCCTACAGGGATCGGAACTACCGCGTCGTCGCCACCTCGCGCTCGATCAGCGAAAGTGCCGACAAGGGCGTGATTGCCGTCGCCGGCGACATCGCCAAGCCGGAAACGGCGGAGCGCGCCGTTCGCGAAGCCATCGAGCGTTTCGGCCGCGTCGACACGCTTGTCAACAACGCCGGCGTCTTTCTCGCCAAGCCCTTCGTGGACTTCACGCAGGAAGACTACGATCACAACATGGGCGTGAACGTCGCTGGCTTCTTCCACATTACCCAGCGTGTCGCCGCTCAGATGCTGAAGCAGGGCTCAGGCCATATCGTCAACATCACCACGAGCCTGGTCAACCAGCCGATCGCCGGCGTTCCCGCAGCCCTTGCCGCGCTGACCAAGGGCGGATTGAACTCGGTGACACAATCGCTGGCGATCGAATATGCCAAGAGCGGTATCCGTGTGAATGCCGTGTCCCCCGGCATCATCAAGACCCCGATGCACCCGGAGGAAACCCACGCAGGCCTTTCCGCCCTGCATCCGGTTGGCCACATGGGCGAAATCCGGGATATCGTTGATGCCGTCCTCTATCTTGAAAGCGCGGGCTTCGTCACCGGCGAAATCCTGCATGTCGATGGCGGCCAGAACGCCGGCCGCTGGTAA
- a CDS encoding tautomerase family protein, which produces MPIVTVQVTREGTTPDRSSVSAEEKAAIIKGVSQVLLDVLNKPLESTYVVIEEVDLDNWGWGGLPTVQYRKQRAAAAKS; this is translated from the coding sequence ATGCCTATCGTAACTGTCCAGGTCACTCGCGAAGGTACGACGCCGGATCGTAGCTCGGTCTCCGCCGAGGAGAAAGCGGCCATCATCAAGGGCGTCAGCCAGGTCCTGCTCGACGTCCTCAACAAGCCGCTGGAGTCGACTTATGTGGTGATCGAAGAAGTCGATCTCGACAACTGGGGATGGGGTGGCCTGCCAACGGTCCAATACCGGAAGCAAAGAGCCGCCGCCGCTAAATCCTGA
- a CDS encoding SfnB family sulfur acquisition oxidoreductase, translating to MNAQLHHITPDRIATAKLDNEHEAIAAARALAQRFKASASRRDKERLLPFAELDALSQSGLLGITVPEQYGGLDVSNTVLAEITAILSEADGSIGQIPQNHFYILEALRTDGTEEQKRYYFGRALAGDRFGNALSERGTKTVGHYNTRITRDGIGYRVNGSKYYSTGVLFADWITVFALDEEERLVMAFVPKGTEGVEIIDDWDGFGQRVTGSGTTLLNNVYVHADSVVHHHKGFERPTTIGSVGQIIHAGIDLGIARAAFAETLDFVRTKSRPWTNSGVDNAADDPLTIAKVGQLAVRLEAALATVERAGRKVDVAQIDTTEENVVDASLAVAAAKVLTTEIALEATNALFELAGTASVKLDLNLDRHWRNARTHTLHDPVRWKHHVVGNYHLNGVIPPKSGAL from the coding sequence ATGAATGCGCAGCTGCACCACATCACGCCGGATCGGATAGCGACCGCGAAGCTGGACAACGAACATGAAGCGATCGCCGCTGCGCGGGCGCTTGCCCAACGTTTCAAGGCCAGTGCCTCCCGACGGGACAAGGAACGGCTTCTGCCGTTTGCGGAACTGGACGCGCTGTCACAGTCCGGCCTGCTCGGCATCACCGTGCCGGAGCAGTATGGCGGCCTCGACGTCTCGAATACCGTGCTGGCCGAGATCACGGCCATCCTGTCCGAAGCCGATGGATCGATCGGCCAGATCCCCCAGAACCATTTCTATATTCTGGAGGCCTTGCGCACTGATGGCACCGAGGAACAGAAGCGCTACTATTTCGGCCGCGCGCTCGCCGGCGACCGGTTCGGCAACGCCCTCTCGGAGCGCGGGACAAAGACCGTCGGCCACTACAACACGCGCATCACCCGTGACGGCATCGGTTATCGGGTCAACGGCAGCAAATACTACTCGACGGGCGTTCTCTTCGCCGACTGGATCACGGTCTTCGCACTCGACGAAGAAGAGCGTCTGGTCATGGCCTTCGTGCCGAAGGGCACGGAAGGCGTCGAAATCATCGACGACTGGGATGGCTTCGGCCAGCGCGTGACCGGCAGCGGCACGACATTGCTCAACAATGTCTACGTCCACGCGGATTCGGTCGTACATCATCACAAGGGGTTCGAGCGACCGACGACCATCGGCTCGGTCGGACAGATCATTCATGCGGGCATCGACCTCGGGATCGCCCGTGCCGCCTTTGCGGAAACCCTGGATTTCGTTCGGACCAAGTCGCGCCCCTGGACGAACAGCGGCGTCGACAATGCTGCGGATGACCCGTTGACGATCGCCAAGGTCGGCCAGCTCGCCGTCCGGCTGGAAGCCGCTCTAGCAACCGTCGAGCGGGCCGGACGCAAGGTCGACGTGGCACAGATCGACACCACGGAAGAAAACGTCGTGGACGCGTCGCTTGCTGTGGCGGCCGCAAAGGTTCTGACGACCGAGATCGCCCTTGAAGCGACCAACGCGCTCTTCGAGCTTGCCGGCACCGCGTCGGTGAAGCTCGATCTCAATCTCGATCGCCACTGGCGTAACGCGCGAACCCATACGCTGCACGATCCCGTGCGCTGGAAGCACCACGTCGTCGGCAACTACCATCTGAATGGCGTCATACCGCCGAAGAGCGGCGCGCTTTAA